The Crocinitomicaceae bacterium genome includes a region encoding these proteins:
- the uvrA gene encoding excinuclease ABC subunit UvrA codes for MKEALSQEEYIEVYGAREHNLKNISLRIPRNQLVVFTGLSGSGKSSLAFDTIFAEGQRRYLETFSAYARQFLGGLERPDVDEILGLSPVISIEQKTVNRSPRSTVGTVTEVYDFMRLLFARVADAYSYNTGEKMVKYTDQQIIDLILQKFSNKKIIVLSPRVKGRKGHYRELFEQVQKMGYSKVRVDGEITDIKSGMKLDRYKIHDIEMVIDRIQVSDEHRSRVGQAVQTALKLGQDVMMVMDHDTHEVSHYSRFLMCPTTGISYPEPEPNLFSFNSPYGACPKCNGLGVVAEVDLDKVVPDRKKSIKAGGIEPLGKVSDNWISNKLTEILSVYHFTLTDPIEKMPDELINKILFGCEEVIDTEDGRRDLSFEGVTNFLARHFEETDSPGVRRWAESFMNKKNCDACNGTRLKKDADYFKIDGKNIGDLAKSDIGNLQQWFEQLPGKLTDRQQLIGSEILKEIKGRLKFLLDVGLHYLNLNRESKSLSGGEAQRIRLATQIGSELVNVLYILDEPSIGLHQRDNERLINSLKKLRDGGNSVIVVEHDKEMMESSDFIVDIGPRAGIHGGAIVQACPTREVLAGDSVTARYLNGKLKIEIPAKRRKGNGKYLELKGASGNNLKNVDLKIPLGVFTCITGVSGSGKSSLINHTLYPILNAHFYDGVKKPLPYKSIKGLEHLDKVIEIDQSPIGRTPRSNPATYTGLFGDIRELYANTNAAKIRGYKAGRFSFNVSGGRCETCKGGGVKLIEMNFLPDVYVECETCQGKRYNRETLEVRFKGKNINDLLETTIEDAVAFFESVPKIRRKLETLNSVGLGYIKLGQPSTTISGGEAQRVKLATELAKKSTGNTIYILDEPSTGLHFDDIRLLLDVLQRLVDEGNTVVVIEHNLDIVKVADHVIDVGPDGGENGGTIVGTGTPEEFVKKFKTETSRYLAKELK; via the coding sequence ATGAAGGAAGCATTATCTCAAGAAGAATATATTGAAGTGTACGGCGCGCGTGAGCACAATCTGAAAAATATCAGTTTGCGCATTCCTCGCAACCAATTGGTAGTGTTTACCGGCTTAAGTGGTTCAGGAAAATCATCGCTTGCGTTTGATACCATTTTTGCTGAAGGTCAACGCCGATACTTAGAAACTTTTTCAGCTTATGCCCGTCAATTTTTAGGTGGGCTTGAACGCCCGGATGTAGATGAAATTTTAGGTCTTAGTCCGGTGATTTCTATTGAACAGAAAACCGTAAACCGCAGCCCGCGTTCTACTGTTGGTACAGTAACTGAAGTGTATGATTTTATGCGACTGCTATTTGCCAGAGTTGCTGATGCATATTCATACAACACAGGTGAAAAAATGGTGAAGTATACTGATCAACAAATCATTGATCTCATTCTTCAAAAATTTTCTAACAAAAAAATTATCGTGTTATCACCTCGTGTGAAAGGACGCAAAGGTCATTACCGTGAACTGTTTGAGCAAGTACAAAAAATGGGCTACTCAAAAGTGCGTGTGGATGGTGAAATCACCGATATCAAAAGCGGAATGAAACTTGACCGCTATAAAATTCACGATATTGAAATGGTCATTGATCGCATTCAGGTTTCTGATGAGCACCGGTCTCGTGTTGGGCAGGCTGTACAAACTGCGCTCAAGCTTGGTCAGGATGTAATGATGGTCATGGATCATGACACACATGAGGTAAGCCACTACAGTCGTTTTTTAATGTGCCCTACAACGGGAATTTCATATCCTGAACCTGAACCAAATTTATTCTCATTCAATTCACCTTATGGTGCTTGCCCAAAGTGTAACGGTTTGGGTGTTGTTGCTGAAGTTGATCTTGACAAGGTAGTTCCTGATAGAAAAAAGAGCATTAAAGCGGGCGGAATTGAACCTTTGGGTAAGGTATCTGATAACTGGATTTCAAATAAGCTCACAGAAATTTTGTCGGTTTATCATTTTACTTTGACTGATCCAATTGAAAAGATGCCGGATGAATTGATCAACAAAATTTTATTCGGTTGTGAAGAAGTGATAGATACTGAAGATGGGAGAAGAGACTTGTCATTTGAAGGAGTCACCAATTTTTTAGCCCGTCACTTTGAAGAAACTGATTCTCCCGGCGTGAGGCGCTGGGCTGAAAGTTTTATGAATAAAAAAAATTGTGATGCGTGTAATGGAACACGATTAAAAAAAGATGCTGATTATTTTAAAATAGATGGAAAAAATATTGGTGACTTAGCTAAGTCTGATATTGGAAATCTGCAGCAGTGGTTTGAACAATTGCCTGGTAAATTAACTGATCGACAACAGCTAATCGGCTCTGAAATTTTGAAAGAAATTAAAGGACGACTCAAATTTTTATTAGATGTTGGTTTGCATTATCTCAATCTAAACCGCGAATCAAAATCACTTTCTGGAGGAGAGGCGCAACGCATCAGGTTGGCAACTCAGATTGGATCAGAACTGGTAAACGTATTATATATTTTGGATGAACCAAGCATTGGTTTGCATCAACGCGATAATGAACGACTCATCAATTCATTAAAGAAATTGCGTGATGGAGGTAATTCAGTGATTGTGGTTGAGCATGACAAAGAGATGATGGAATCCAGTGATTTTATCGTGGATATTGGTCCGCGTGCCGGTATTCATGGAGGCGCAATAGTGCAGGCTTGTCCAACGCGTGAAGTACTTGCCGGAGATAGCGTAACCGCACGATATCTCAACGGAAAATTAAAAATTGAAATTCCTGCTAAACGAAGAAAAGGAAATGGAAAATATTTAGAATTAAAAGGGGCAAGCGGGAATAATTTGAAGAATGTTGATTTGAAAATTCCACTAGGAGTATTTACATGCATTACCGGTGTGTCAGGCAGTGGTAAATCATCATTAATTAATCACACTTTGTATCCAATTCTTAATGCCCATTTTTATGACGGGGTGAAAAAACCATTACCCTATAAGTCAATCAAAGGATTAGAACATTTGGATAAAGTAATTGAAATAGATCAGTCACCGATTGGGCGCACGCCTAGATCAAATCCTGCAACGTACACCGGTTTATTTGGTGATATCAGAGAATTGTATGCAAACACCAATGCAGCAAAAATTAGGGGATACAAAGCAGGTAGGTTTAGTTTTAATGTGAGCGGAGGGCGCTGCGAAACGTGCAAAGGTGGTGGAGTAAAATTAATAGAAATGAATTTTTTACCTGACGTGTACGTTGAGTGTGAAACCTGTCAGGGCAAAAGATATAACAGAGAAACATTAGAGGTACGTTTCAAAGGAAAAAACATCAATGACTTATTGGAAACTACCATTGAAGATGCCGTTGCATTTTTTGAATCTGTACCAAAAATTCGTCGCAAGCTGGAAACGTTAAATTCAGTTGGCTTGGGGTATATTAAGCTGGGGCAACCTTCAACAACAATTTCAGGTGGTGAAGCCCAAAGGGTAAAATTGGCAACTGAATTAGCCAAAAAAAGCACCGGCAATACCATTTACATTTTGGATGAACCTTCAACCGGATTGCATTTTGATGATATCCGTTTACTGCTTGATGTGCTTCAACGATTAGTAGATGAAGGAAATACGGTAGTGGTTATTGAACA
- a CDS encoding thioredoxin fold domain-containing protein gives MRNSFSFILAASLLMSCSDTTVNHVNAQSQDTVQTEKFIKTISADEFKTLTESGNGIILDVRTPEEISAGYIPNSSAINFYDPQFEEKINLMDKNKEIYVYCKAGSRSIKAAEMLSENGFNKVYNLDGGIMAWERKGYQVETSGATTDSNIHSLSVDEFDAILKTDQPVLVDFHTQWCMPCRKMAPVIDSLETEFNGKAGVIRVDVDASKELGEKYNVAGVPVFVIFKDGVEVWRHSGIISSEELRKKLNTYM, from the coding sequence ATGCGAAACTCATTTTCATTTATTTTAGCAGCTTCACTATTGATGAGCTGTTCTGATACCACGGTAAACCATGTCAACGCCCAAAGTCAGGACACGGTTCAAACTGAAAAATTCATCAAAACTATCTCTGCGGATGAATTCAAAACACTAACAGAATCAGGCAACGGAATCATACTTGATGTGCGCACACCTGAAGAAATTAGCGCAGGATATATTCCAAATTCCAGTGCAATTAATTTTTACGATCCGCAGTTTGAAGAGAAAATTAATTTGATGGATAAAAACAAAGAAATATATGTTTATTGCAAGGCAGGCAGCAGAAGTATAAAGGCTGCTGAGATGTTATCAGAAAACGGGTTCAACAAAGTGTACAATTTGGATGGTGGCATTATGGCATGGGAGCGCAAAGGATACCAAGTTGAAACCAGTGGCGCAACAACTGATTCAAATATCCATAGTTTATCCGTTGATGAATTTGACGCCATATTGAAAACAGATCAGCCGGTATTGGTAGACTTTCACACGCAATGGTGCATGCCGTGTAGAAAAATGGCTCCGGTCATTGACTCCCTTGAAACTGAATTTAACGGAAAAGCCGGAGTGATCAGAGTGGATGTTGATGCAAGCAAAGAATTAGGAGAAAAATATAATGTAGCCGGTGTACCCGTTTTTGTAATTTTTAAAGATGGTGTTGAAGTTTGGCGTCACAGCGGAATAATCAGCAGTGAAGAACTGAGAAAAAAACTGAACACTTATATGTAA